From Scomber scombrus chromosome 21, fScoSco1.1, whole genome shotgun sequence, one genomic window encodes:
- the gngt2b gene encoding guanine nucleotide-binding protein G(I)/G(S)/G(O) subunit gamma-T2b has protein sequence MARDMSDKEILKMELDQLKKEVSTARTPVTANCAETISFVEGLAPNDPLIKGVPDDKNPYKGDKGGCIIT, from the exons ATGGCTCGGGATATGTCAGATAAGGAAATCCTGAAAATGGAATTGGATCAATTGAAGAAGGAAGTTAGCACTGCTAGGACACCA GTGACTGCAAACTGTGCAGAAACGATTTCTTTTGTGGAGGGACTGGCACCAAATGATCCGCTGATTAAGGGTGTTCCAGATGACAAGAACCCCTACAAAGGAGACAAGGGCGGCTGTATAATAACATAG
- the si:ch1073-13h15.3 gene encoding inactive all-trans-retinol 13,14-reductase, with amino-acid sequence MWLLIFLAWLVIWAGGTYWYLFGKPSPFSLESVRPPGPREYDQKKRDKVIKQGFSLDKVPQNLDVIVIGSGIGGLTVGATLAKAGKKVLVLEQHDQAGGCCHTYIEKGFEFDVGLHYIGQLHENSLLRISFDQISEGQLEFQQLNQHFDTIYIGTGDEKREYTIFSGKTDMKAHLMKQFPDDTEAIETFFKIMKISAKKTHYLATLKLIPQWVSLFLLKSGIADLFSPVFRLSGTGATEFVNTLTTNKDLHVIFSYLFYGVPPKDSSILINSLLIHHYKRGAYYPKGGASEIAFHIIRTIQKYGGNCLVRAPVSQILVNDKGAAYGVKVRKGQEEVNIHAPVVISNCGIFTTFQKLLPPEIRVKPDIQERLDMMKHGRGSFLVFSGFEGTQEELGLESTNFWLFKNNDMDKSMDDFFALGKEEAPDNIPMMFITMPSAKDPEAKKRHPGKSCMTILTMVNYEWFEEWKDTTVRKRGDEYYNYKMRFANNLFDWACTLFPKIKDKLVFQDVATPLTNMHYLGAQRGAMYSSEHNLDRFHAEAVARNRCNTPVKNLYISGQDVFSNGIAGALHGGLLCASTVLDHIVYIDLLLLKKKLKRTKARELAQLAKKKLQ; translated from the exons ATGTGGCTCTTGATTTTCTTAGCGTGGTTGGTTATATGGGCAGGTGGTACGTACTGGTATCTGTTTGGGAAACCGAGCCCTTTCTCACTGGAGTCAGTGAGACCGCCTGGACCTCGTGAGTATGACCAGAAGAAGCGGGACAAAGTCATCAAGCAAG gTTTCAGCCTGGACAAGGTGCCCCAGAACCTGGATGTCATTGTCATCGGTAGTGGTATCGGTGGGCTGACAGTTGGAGCCACACTGGCCAAAGCAGGGAAGAAAGTCCTGGTCCTGGAGCAACATGACCAGGCAGGAGGCTGCTGCCACACCTACATAGAGAAAGGCTTCGAGTTTGATGTTG GTCTTCACTACATTGGTCAGCTCCATGAAAACAGTCTGTTGCGGATCAGCTTTGACCAGATTTCTGAGGGCCAGCTTGAGTTCCAGCAGTTGAATCAACATTTTGACACCATTTATATTGGCACGGGCGATGAGAAGCGGGAGTACACCATCTTCTCTGGTAAAACTGATATGAAAGCCCACCTGATGAAGCAATTCCCTGATGACACGGAGGCCATCGAGACATTCTTCAAAATCATGAAG ATCTCAGCTAAGAAGACCCACTACCTGGCAACTCTAAAGCTGATCCCACAGTGGGTGTCATTATTCTTGTTGAAGTCAGGCATTGCAGACCTGTTCTCCCCAGTTTTCCGCCTCTCAGGAACAGGCGCCACAGAGTTTGTGAATACCCTGACCACCAACAAGGATCTCCATGTCATCTTTTCTTACCTCTTCTATG GCGTGCCGCCAAAGGACTCCAGTATATTGATCAATTCCCTCCTGATTCATCACTACAAACGAGGTGCCTACTACCCTAAAGGCGGTGCCAGTGAGATTGCTTTCCACATCATCCGTACCATTCAGAAATATGGAGGAAACTGCCTGGTCAGAGCTCCTGTCTCCCAGATCCTGGTCAATGACAAGGGAGCAGCTTATG GTGTGAAGGTGAGGAAAGGTCAGGAAGAAGTGAACATTCATGCACCTGTGGTCATCTCAAACTGTGGCATCTTCACCACTTTCCAGAAACTTCTTCCCCCTGAGATTCGAGTCAAGCCAG ATATTCAGGAAAGGCTGGACATGATGAAACATGGCAGAGGATCATTTTTGGTCTTCTCTGGCTTTGAGGGAACTCAAGAGGAGTTGGGCCTCGAGTCTACCAACTTCTGGCTGTTCAAAAACAACGATATGGACAAATC GATGGACGACTTCTTTGCATTGGGCAAAGAGGAAGCACCAGATAACATTCCCATGATGTTTATCACAATGCCATCTGCCAAAGACCCAGAAGCCAAAAAAAGACACCCTG GAAAATCTTGCATGACAATACTGACAATGGTGAACTATGAATGGTTTGAGGAATGGAAGGACACCACTGTCCGCAAGAGGGGTGATGAATACTACAACTACAAAATGAGATTTGCCAACAACCTGTTTGACTGGGCCTGCACTTTATTCCCTAAAATCAAAGACAAG CTGGTTTTCCAGGATGTGGCGACTCCACTGACCAACATGCACTACCTGGGTGCGCAGCGGGGTGCCATGTACTCCTCTGAGCACAACCTGGATCGTTTTCATGCCGAGGCCGTGGCAAGAAACAGGTGCAACACCCCTGTCAAAAACCTCTACATCTCAG GCCAAGACGTGTTCAGCAATGGGATAGCAGGAGCTCTACACGGTGGACTCCTCTGTGCCTCTACAGTGTTAGATCACATTGTCTACATCGACTTGCTCCTCCTCAAGAAGAAGCTGAAGAGGACGAAAGCCAGAGAGCTGGCCCAGCTCGCTAAAAAGAAACTACAGTGA